A segment of the Gossypium hirsutum isolate 1008001.06 chromosome D10, Gossypium_hirsutum_v2.1, whole genome shotgun sequence genome:
GTTAAAATTGTTTCACACTAGTTTTTCACTGGATGAAATCAATCCTGTTCCGTACAATACACGGTACAGTTTGTATATTTATTAATGGTTCGTAAACAAGAAGGTACCTGTGTGCTTTGAACCTGGGCCCCTACGGCCTTAAATTGACTCGATTTCAAAGAATCATTTGCTTTCATTCGACCTGGTTTTCAAGAACCAGTGGAGAAAAGCTAGTTTGTATTTTCTTCAGCAACAGGGATTCTTCATGACAAAATTACAGTTCACAGTAGCCATTCTTTTACTGTTATTAACCATCGGTGATGGAAGCAGTCGTTCAATTAAAGAGAAATCCGGTCTTGTCTCAGATGGCATGGATCAAACACCAAACTCTCCTCTTTTCGGACTTCATCTTCCAATGATGATGGTGACCTGTGAGCCTACTGCTTCTTACCTTGCACAACAAAACTATGGGGGCAGCTATTCCTTTTGGTGGTTTATGGGTTATTTTTCATATCTCAGCAGGCTACAGTGTGAAAACTGGTATCAAAACCAAGTACAGTGCAACAATCATGCTCTTCTCCATGGTTCTTCAGCTTGCAAAGATTCTAAGTTCAGCCACTGCAACActagtaattgtcctagtttctCTTATCACCGCGCTTGCTTTGCTAATAAGTTACTGCACTTATATAAGGTACATAAGATTTATATATAAGGTGCAATACCATATCAGAACTTCCAAAATGATTAAACTGGTGGTGTGCTGGTATTTGAGCCATGGATATAGAACATGAGACTTGACTATTTGATACGTGTCGTAAATATGTAGAAAAGAACTTGTTAGCTACACTTGTTTCCCTAATGAAATTGTAGAAAAACTTTAAATCAAAcatttgaataaaaattttaaagaaaaaaaattcaactttttagagaattaaatttaaaaatccgAAGAATGTAAGAATTGGGagcataattaaattttttttattgtttgtgttCAAAAATCAATATTGTCAAATGAAAGTATGTAATCAAAATTATTTActctaataatttattttaatacatatatttcataagctttttaaaaaaattatttaaaaattttggtagatctatatgttaatttttttggtataaaattattaaaaataatatcaaaattaaaaaattctgaaaaaaagttatgtaatgaatataattattaaaattttatatcaaaatcaaatcaaCCTTTGATTGAAAGAGTACagctaaatatttaaaattaattatgtcaTCATGGCTAAAGTATAAAAACCTCtgtaataatataacttattttttatatagaaaagtattataataatattttaaccaaatcgatgtttggttaaattataaTACTAACTCGTGACttaaatgtataaataaaataaaaaaagtataactTTTAAACTTTGCTTAAGAAATTAACTGAATAATTTTATTGTACGTTTCAGTGCTTTCGAACCCACACCCTCTTGTATTGACAATAATGCCCATGTCAATCGGACTAAAATCGACAAccgagttatatattttttaaaaaataaaaattaatttcaaaatataagataattattttaacgtcacttgtttaaaattgaaatattttatcaCCAATGTATAAAAAACGAACacataaaatagaaatagaattaaacacattaaaagcCAACATCTATATCTATTATCCAAAAAACATAAACAGTCTAGCTGctgagaaaatttaaaaagaaaaaaaaaaagtctaGTACATGAGATATCtgtatctatatctatatatctaAATTCTTTGGGGACTACATTTCCCTAATGAAAGAGACACCACTTTAAAGCTTTAAGTTAAGATCAATAAAATCTCCTGTTTTTTCAGTACAACAATTTCCAGTTTTCAGACAAAGTGTGGCTTCAGCTGAAGTACTACCCCTTTGCACCTCTTCAGCTGGTTGTAATAAGAAGCTAAAGAAACTCTTGTTATGCACTGGTAATACCTCAGATTCTGATGACGATTTTTGCAGTAAACACCCTTCATTGTTTTCCTTCATTAGAAAAACAAAAGTAAACCACGATGGAATTCATGCAAGAAAAACACACAGTTTTGAAACCAGGGACAAGACAAATTACTTGGAAAGGGaattgtttgatgattttgggtaAGTCTGGTTGGCAATTTTGAGTTGTTGATGGCAAAGTAGTTGTTGGGGAGCTTAATAATGTGATGAAGGGACGACTTCCATTACCATTGCCATTTCCATTGCCACTAGGGTTATCATTAACACATGTTTTCAGTTTCAGCTCCAAAGGGTTTGTCGGCATTGGGTCTCTGATAATGGCAAAAAGtccagaaaaataaaatataagccaatattttcttaaaatcacGAGGCTAACCATGTATTTATTAGGCTAATTAATTACCCGGATATTCCAAGGCTAAAGACACCATTGTTGGTAGACGAAGATGAAGGATCAAGCCTGGAGACTTGAGGGCGGATAGGTTGTTGAAAGGACATGCGAGACGGAGCTGCCGCCGGCCAGTTCTCGACTGGGACATTAGGCCTTGACCGCTTGGCACTCATCATCTGATTCAAAATAAGAAAAACTAGACATTGTTACACTGCACTAGACTATAAATTCTATTGTTTCATCACCTgtgtcaaatatatatatttagaatatgGTTAAATATTGGTTTTAATTGTATCATCTTTACTTACATTTTTTGAAGCAAATATTAAAGACGAAATCCACAGCAAAAACTACGTGAGCATGCAAAagaaagatatatatatttatataagtaGATATTtaacaagaattaaaaaaaagaaagaaatccaTATAGTAGATTTATGGTTTATTAAATAATGGAGAACTAATTATATGTATAATTAAGACAAGTTTACACTTACCTTGTCTTCCTCAGGCAAAAGTGTTGATATGTAACAAGGTTTTTGGTTTGAAGGGGGCTCTACATGATGATATACCCCTGTAGATGATGATGGGGTTGTTGATGAAGACGATAATGTTGATAACGGGAGAAGATC
Coding sequences within it:
- the LOC107886691 gene encoding uncharacterized protein isoform X1; translation: MSSNNTSNIVGVRDMANGSGGGDYESSSLRKAKKQRIPKRGPGVAELEKILREQEQKDGHTSSSLVPSLPNFYPSLPRSASFLADNHHHHHHPSSPPPSMAALHGNCNGSSQLRSCGNVGGNNGPGKGVYINGSGVYLPEQTLLPISWGSSEEPAPKMAADFSFPMPLSNGSGHTMLQRNHLSMMDLLPLSTLSSSSTTPSSSTGVYHHVEPPSNQKPCYISTLLPEEDKFLLWISSLIFASKNMMSAKRSRPNVPVENWPAAAPSRMSFQQPIRPQVSRLDPSSSSTNNGVFSLGISGDPMPTNPLELKLKTCVNDNPSGNGNGNGNGSRPFITLLSSPTTTLPSTTQNCQPDLPKIIKQFPFQENNEGCLLQKSSSESEVLPVHNKSFFSFLLQPAEEVQRGSTSAEATLCLKTGNCCTEKTGDFIDLNLKL
- the LOC107886691 gene encoding rho GTPase-activating protein gacII isoform X2, coding for MSSNNTSNIVGVRDMANGSGGGDYESSSLRKAKKQRIPKRGPGVAELEKILREQEQKDGHTSSSLVPSLPNFYPSLPRSASFLADNHHHHHHPSSPPPSMAALHGNCNGSSQLRSCGNVGGNNGPGKGVYINGSGVYLPEQTLLPISWGSSEEPAPKMAADFSFPMPLSNGSGHTMLQRNHLSMMDLLPLSTLSSSSTTPSSSTGVYHHVEPPSNQKPCYISTLLPEEDKMMSAKRSRPNVPVENWPAAAPSRMSFQQPIRPQVSRLDPSSSSTNNGVFSLGISGDPMPTNPLELKLKTCVNDNPSGNGNGNGNGSRPFITLLSSPTTTLPSTTQNCQPDLPKIIKQFPFQENNEGCLLQKSSSESEVLPVHNKSFFSFLLQPAEEVQRGSTSAEATLCLKTGNCCTEKTGDFIDLNLKL